From a single Solanum dulcamara chromosome 4, daSolDulc1.2, whole genome shotgun sequence genomic region:
- the LOC129884670 gene encoding probable methyltransferase At1g29790, which translates to MGESIFCFRKCRLGRVMGCIQLVLGSLVILVSLSSLFRFYSAGFFLHDEDICRHFYGVKDVYDSFDVKALSSRVDEVLDKMESLQDKIELIVQEMEKNKDELEKGSIPKLDYKKFLEEEVIKPLYSAHIALRQIRMPRVEGIENMTIKEHPLINNFVIEEIRKYITPKENRHKKVNIFGTLMIYNTIGHACVSMKKELEEYMNYDIGSYCKDDWNIAQKLMINGCDPLPRRRCLTRASKLYQKPYPINESLWRIPDGRNVRWSNYLCRNYECLSSKNPKRGYTKCTGCFEMDKEERKWVTNSSLPADFLIRDVLAVKPGEIRIGLDFGIGTGTFAARMRGQNVTIISTALNLGAPFSETIALRGLIPLYVTLNQRLPFFDNTMDLIHTAGFMDGWIDLQLLDFILFDWDRVLRPGGLLWIDRFFCNRTDLDDFMYMFLQFRYKKHKWSIAPKAKDEVYLSALLEKPPRSL; encoded by the coding sequence ATGGGTGAGTCCATCTTTTGTTTTAGAAAATGTAGATTAGGAAGAGTAATGGGTTGCATTCAGCTTGTGCTAGGTTCACTTGTTATACTCGTGAGCCTTTCGAGTTTGTTTAGGTTTTATTCTGCTGGATTTTTCTTACATGATGAGGATATATGTCGCCATTTTTATGGTGTGAAGGATGTTTATGATAGTTTTGACGTAAAGGCACTGAGTTCTCGCGTTGATGAAGTGCTCGATAAGATGGAAAGTTTGCAAGATAAGATCGAATTGATTGTACAAGAGATGGAGAAGAACAAAGATGAGTTAGAAAAAGGGAGTATTCCCAAATTGGATTACAAGAAGTTCTTGGAAGAAGAGGTGATTAAGCCTTTATACTCTGCTCATATTGCCCTTAGGCAAATTAGGATGCCTAGAGTCGAAGGAATTGAGAATATGACAATTAAGGAACATCCCTTGATTAATAACTTTGTGATTGAGGAGATCCGAAAGTATATTACCCCGAAGGAGAATAGACATAAGAAAGTTAATATTTTTGGAACACTGATGATTTATAACACGATAGGGCATGCTTGTGTGTCGATGAAGAAAGAATTGgaggaatatatgaattatgatattGGATCATATTGTAAAGATGATTGGAACATTGCGCAGAAGCTTATGATTAATGGTTGTGATCCTTTGCCAAGGAGAAGGTGTTTGACAAGGGCCTCTAAGCTCTATCAGAAACCTTATCCGATTAACGAGTCCTTATGGAGGATCCCGGATGGGAGAAATGTTAGGTGGAGCAATTACCTTTGCAGGAACTACGAGTGTTTATCGAGTAAGAATCCTAAACGAGGTTACACTAAGTGCACCGGATGTTTTGAAATGgataaagaagagagaaaatggGTAACAAATTCTTCACTTCCTGCGGATTTCTTGATCAGAGATGTATTAGCAGTTAAGCCAGGGGAGATTAGAATTGGTCTGGATTTTGGCATTGGAACGGGGACTTTTGCTGCAAGAATGAGAGGGCAGAATGTGACAATCATCTCAACTGCACTGAATCTTGGAGCTCCTTTCAGCGAGACGATAGCACTTAGGGGTTTGATTCCGCTATATGTGACGTTGAATCAAAGGCTTCCATTCTTCGATAACACTATGGATTTGATCCACACTGCTGGATTTATGGATGGTTGGATCGATCTACAGCTGTTGGACTTTATCCTATTTGACTGGGATCGTGTTTTGAGACCAGGAGGCTTGTTGTGGATTGATCGATTCTTTTGTAATAGGACTGATCTGGATGACTTTATGTACATGTTTCTGCAGTTCAGGTACAAAAAACACAAGTGGTCTATTGCTCCCAAGGCCAAGGATGAAGTTTATCTTTCTGCATTATTAGAAAAGCCTCCTCGATCTTTATGA
- the LOC129886172 gene encoding zinc finger protein GAI-ASSOCIATED FACTOR 1-like, with amino-acid sequence MSNLSSGNSSDETPNVLSSTSDGSSALPNNKKRRKLPGNPDPSAEVIALSPKTLMATNRFICEVCNKGFQREQNLQLHRRGHNLPWKLKQKTSNEIKKRVYICPESSCIHHNPARALGDLTGIKKHFSRKHGEKKWKCDKCSKKYAVQSDWKAHFKTCGTKEYKCDCGTIFSRRDSFVTHRAFCDALAEENNKVNQVLASTTQPLATGTAGSTQLAHELMSTTTHMLNLSQIRNPNMKIPQMVPLNMAGSMFSSSSSFNQLGTNSSNMSSATALLQQAAQMGATVSSNMNSTINIVQKGHPSLFNGMQFPIQSDHDQNQTQIGSTLQGFGGSMLQNSGDDHQNSTRLLQIGLFSQKQRILNKEAGHSNEESLTLDFLGIGGMRQRNLHEIHQQQQHQQEMITFEQQKVSHQSIQEVDSMWDD; translated from the exons ATGTCAAACCTCTCTTCTGGAAATAGTAGTGATGAAACTCCTAACGTGCTGTCTAGTACAAGTGATGGATCTAGTGCTCTTCctaataataagaaaagaagGAAATTACCTGGAAATCCTG ATCCTAGTGCTGAAGTAATTGCGTTATCACCAAAAACTCTAATGGCAACAAACAGGTTCATCTGTGAAGTGTGCAATAAAGGGTTCCAAAGGGAACAAAATCTTCAATTACACAGGAGAGGACACAATTTACCATGGAAACTAAAGCAAAAAACAagcaatgaaataaaaaaacGAGTTTATATTTGCCCAGAAAGTTCATGTATCCACCATAATCCTGCTCGTGCTCTTGGAGATCTTACGGGAATTAAGAAACATTTTTCTCGTAAACATGGTGAAAAGAAATGGAAATGTGACAAGTGCTCTAAAAAGTATGCAGTGCAATCTGACTGGAAAGCCCATTTCAAAACTTGTGGCACAAAGGAGTACAAATGTGACTGTGGTACCATCTTCTCCAG GAGGGATAGCTTTGTGACTCATAGAGCCTTTTGTGATGCTCTAGCTGAAGAAAACAACAAAGTAAACCAAGTTTTAGCTTCAACCACACAACCTTTAGCCACTGGCACTGCAGGCAGCACCCAATTAGCCCATGAACTTATGTCAACTACTACTCACATGTTGAACTTATCACAAATCAGAAATCCAAACATGAAAATTCCTCAAATGGTACCCTTAAACATGGCAGGAAGCatgttttcctcttcttctagCTTTAATCAGCTAGGCACAAATTCGTCGAATATGTCATCAGCAACAGCATTGTTACAACAAGCAGCTCAAATGGGTGCAACTGTGAGTAGTAACATGAACTCCACAATAAATATAGTGCAAAAAGGGCACCCTTCTCTGTTTAATGGCATGCAATTTCCAATTCAAAGTGATCATGATCAAAATCAAACACAAATAGGGAGCACATTGCAGGGATTTGGTGGATCTATGTTACAAAATAGCGGTGATGATCATCAAAACTCAACAAGATTATTGCAGATTGGTTTATTTAGCCAAAAACAGAGGATATTGAATAAGGAAGCTGGCCATAGTAATGAGGAAAGCTTGACTCTTGATTTTCTTGGGATAGGAGGAATGAGACAAAGGAATTTACATGAAATACATCAGCAGCAGCAGCACCAGCAAGAAATGATTACTTTTGAACAGCAAAAAGTTAGTCACCAAAGTATTCAAGAAGTGGACTCCATGTGGGATGATTAA
- the LOC129884671 gene encoding nuclear transcription factor Y subunit B-4-like, whose product MEDDHMKLVPIANVGRIMKQILPPTAKISKEAKERMQKCASEFISFVTGEASDKCHKENRRTVNGDDICWALNSLGFDDYAEVMLRYLYKLRDFEKLRANQNKVLGLNDDEDNTDDEEPPSATTSPVPLEFNILERGQRFN is encoded by the coding sequence ATGGAGGATGACCATATGAAATTGGTTCCAATAGCCAATGTGGGAAGGATCATGAAACAAATATTGCCACCAACAGCCAAAATCTCCAAGGAAGCTAAGGAGAGAATGCAAAAATGTGCATCAGAATTTATAAGTTTTGTAACAGGTGAAGCATCTGACAAGTGTCACAAGGAGAATCGTCGGACGGTTAATGGAGATGACATCTGTTGGGCTCTCAATTCATTGGGTTTTGACGACTATGCAGAGGTTATGTTGAGGTACTTGTATAAGTTGAGGGACTTTGAAAAACTTAGAGCCAATCAAAACAAAGTATTAGGTTTAAATGACGATGAAGATAATACGGATGATGAAGAACCTCCAAGTGCTACTACTTCTCCAGTACCATTAGAGTTTAATATACTGGAAAGGGGGCAACGcttcaattga